In Eriocheir sinensis breed Jianghai 21 chromosome 17, ASM2467909v1, whole genome shotgun sequence, one genomic interval encodes:
- the LOC126999830 gene encoding RNA polymerase II transcriptional coactivator-like — MGKHKKQEKRPKSDSESESDSDSGPEDRNEPAPKKSKAEGSSSKRLKNDLGETYFELERNRRVSIREFRGKLIIDIREYYEKDGKYHPGKKGISLSAVQFNKLKSLMPDIDEVIQEM, encoded by the exons ATGGGTAAGCACAAGAAGCAAGAGAAGAGGCCCAAGTCTGACTCTGAGTCCGAGTCTGATTCTGACTCTGGACCTGAAGAC AGGAATGAGCCTGCTCCAAAGAAGTCCAAGGCTGAAGGTTCCAGTTCAAAGAGGCTGAAGAATGATCTTGGAGAGACTTACTTTGAGCTGGAACGCAACCGCCGTGTTAGCATCCGAGAATTCCGTGGCAAGCTGATCATTGACATCCGTGAATATTATGAGAAGGATGGAAAGTACCATCCTGGTAAAAAAG GTATCTCACTGAGTGCAGTCCAGTTTAACAAGCTGAAGTCCCTGATGCCCGACATTGATGAAGTGATTCAAGAGATGTAA
- the LOC126999829 gene encoding beta-1,4-glucuronyltransferase 1-like — protein sequence MAWTRSWRRWQRWACVGAAVVVGAWLLLAAPCALLTCPPRDPEEATAATQHPHADREAALLACSTLSFVPADHHQQQPQGTPQLGNSSPYAVLHDWLPASRTFGLNESVTYTTHTTPEMISHVGELAARWSGPLSVAVFVPHTDFCLAAARVSYLRACGRAEVREQVSWHFFWPRDSPPAADWHLVVDEKTCDCNAAESTASIKSFRTDEGLPYPVNVARNVARSAAPTWYVLPSDVELYPSEGLAQQFLNMISRMAEGLEVRAASVWPRVYVVPVFEVASVVPASKEELLQQYHHHDAVYFHRHVCAHCQRFPAIAEWVMHPGTPGTVKTFSVVKREFPYHRWEPIYICTKQEPLYDERLSWEGLQDKMTQMHELCLQEYHLVILDRAFLVHAPGIKRRNKGKSKDEAWREPFVNKNSKVYDEIMEEMQKKYGHSEKCRRH from the exons ATGGCGTGGACGCGATCGTGGCGGCGGTGGCAGCGGTGGGCGTGTGTcggggcagcggtggtggtgggcgcCTGGCTGCTGCTGGCTGCCCCGTGTGCACTGCTGACCTGCCCACCGCGTGATCCAGAGGAAGCCACCGCCGCCACTCAACATCCTCATGCAGACAGGGAAGCCGCCCTACTTGCATGCTCAACTCTGTCTTTCGTGCCTGCGgaccaccatcagcagcagcccCAGGGCACCCCACAGCTGGGTAACAGCAGTCCGTATGCAGTGTTGCATGACTGGCTTCCGGCCTCACGTACCTTTGGCCTCAATGAGTCAGTCacatacacaacacacaccacccctGAAATGATCAGCCATGTCGGAGAGCTAGCAGCCCGCTGGTCGGGGCCTCTCTCTGTGGCCGTATTTGTTCCTCATACAGACTTCTGCCTGGCTGCTGCTCGAGTGTCTTACCTCCGCGCCTGTGGTCGTGCCGAGGTGAGGGAGCAGGTCTCGTGGCACTTCTTCTGGCCCCGTGACTCTCCTCCAGCAGCAGACTGGCACTTGGTTGTGGATGAGAAGACGTGTGATTGCAATGCAGCGGAGAGTACTGCATCAATTAAGAGCTTCCGCACAGATGAAGGCCTCCCTTATCCTGTCAATGTGGCCCGTAACGTTGCTCGCTCAGCAGCGCCTACTTGGTATGTGCTGCCCTCAGATGTGGAGCTCTACCCATCAGAGGGATTGGCCCAGCAGTTCCTAAACATGATATCACGTATGGCAGAGGGACTTGAGGTACGGGCAGCCTCTGTGTGGCCTCGAGTGTATGTGGTACCAGTGTTTGAGGTGGCCAGCGTTGTGCCAGCAAGCAAGGAGGAGCTGCTtcaacagtaccaccaccatgATGCCGTCTACTTTCACCGCCACGTGTGTGCTCACTGCCAGCGTTTTCCTGCCATTGCCGAGTGGGTTATGCACCCCGGTACACCAGGTACTGTAAAG ACCTTCTCTGTTGTGAAGCGCGAGTTCCCCTACCACCGCTGGGAGCCCATCTACATATGCACCAAACAAGAACCGCTCTATGATGAAAGGCTGTCCTGGGAGGGGCTCCAGGATAAGATGACTCAG ATGCATGAGCTGTGTCTTCAGGAGTACCACTTGGTGATCCTGGACAGGGCCTTTCTAGTCCACGCACCTGGCATTAAGCGTAGAAACAAGGGTAAGAGCAAGGATGAGGCATGGCGGGAACCCTTCGTAAACAAAAACTCCAAAGTCTATGATGAGATCATGGAAGAAATGCAAAAGAAGTACGGCCACAGTGAAAAATGCCGCCGCCACTGA